The Alligator mississippiensis isolate rAllMis1 chromosome 11, rAllMis1, whole genome shotgun sequence genomic interval tcatgcagagcccccatgcagcgtggggcagtgaggatcacccccCGCCCAGGAGCATCAAATTGGGCAccggggatttttttaaaagtaccgagctggggcgggcaggggcagccatgggggcgctgggggagtggacaggggtcggggggctggcaggggtccccccatggtcccctcccctctcccccagcccccacctctcctgcccctagtacttaccagctcggagtggctgcggcttcctgctgctgtcaccagagaCTGTCCacatcatcaaagctctctgaatctttgccgaagattcggagagcgtTGGATCGATTCatacctttaaattggtcccctgattcgattcggatttggagatttggccaccgaatcaggccgaatctcctccgaatcgagtcaccacccaaagcttcacacagccctactttctacCTTCCAGGAATGGAAAGATAGGCACACATTATGACTTTTATTCTCCACTGGAAATGAATTACTaaaatcccctcccctccactctcaTCCTGTAGAGCCACTGGACCATTCCTCCTCCACCGTAACTCAGTGGTCCGTCTTGCCCATCATTTTGAGTACGGCGGCTttgacctccttgttcctcaggctgtagataagAGGATTCAGGAGGGCAGACACAACATTGTACAAGAGGGAAAACGTTTTATCCCGCTCGGGTGAGTAGCTGGAGGCTGGGCGCACGTACATGAACATGGCAGCACCGTAGAAGAGAGTCACAACAGTGATGtgtgaggtgcaggtggagaaggctttgaaCCTCCCCTCAGCTGAGCTGATCCTCAGGATGGCTTCCAGGATGAATACATAGGAGATTAGGATCAAAGACAGTGGGGTGAGGAGCAGTATAACTGCCATCACAAAAATCACCAGCTCAGTGAGGTGTGTGTCTGCACAGGCCAGCTTCAAGATGGCTGGCACCTTGCAAAAGAAGTGATTGATTTCATGGAAGCTGCAATAGGGCAACCTCATGGTGAAGCCTGTGTGAATCGTTGCAGAGAGGAAGCCAGATACCCAGGAGCTGATGGCCATCTTGACATAAACTGACCTGTTTATGATGACCGTGTATCGCAGAGGGTGACAAATGGCCACATACCGGTCATAGGCCATTACAGCATAGAGTATACATTCAATTATCCCCAGACAAAGGAAGATGTACATCTGCGCAACACAGGCAGTATAGGAAATacttttctttgtggagaagaggTGGACCAGCATCTGGggtacagtggtggtggtgtagcCGATGTCTACAAAGGAAAGATTGGCCagaaagaagtacatgggtgtgtgaagACGGGAGTCATTAATGACAAGTGTGATGAGGAGGCTGTTCCCAAAGAGGGTCGCCAGGTAGATAGTTAGGAagagcacaaacagcagcagctgtgtcttgGGCTGGCTGGAGAACCCCAGCAGGATGAACTCCGACACCGAGGTGCTGTTCCCCCAGAGAGATTCCTCATCACGTCCGACCTAGGAACAAAAGGGAGCAATAAGAAAAGCAATTACTCAGAAGGATACAGTAGAAAAAGGCTAGATTCTGTTGTTCTTTGCACCCCTGATAGCAGACAGCTGCATGACTACGGATttgggcacttatgcacagtttgaaaTTCACCTCTGGGCTTGCAATTATGCAAATGTCCATTAAGCATACTGACTACTCACAAAGGGCTCTTTCATGGTTTAACTGCACAGCTGAAGCACTCACTCAGTGATCAGGAGTCTTTGGTGCTCAGCCTGCCCTTAAGCTGGGGATTGGAATCTGCATTTCCCACTGGTACTAGCCCATAGCCTGATGCGGCTCTAGCCACCAAGCTACCAGATAGTACAATGCAGACACGTGTGCAGCCTCTCCAATCCTGCTGGCCCACGAAGCAGCCAAGAGACCTAGGAAACCAGAAGAAAGCCAGCTAGCTAAAAAATGCAGTGGTCAGTGAGGTGGCTGCTTTCCTGGATGGGAAGAAAGCAACCGGTGAAGACATTTTCCCAGTGCTATTTATCAGCTCAAGGGTAGATGGAAAATACTCTAGACAATGCTGAGAGGCACTGGGAAGGAAGTTTAAACTGGGGTCTCCTGCTTCTTGGGTTAATAGCCTAATAACTAGGTTTGGGggttaaaaaaggaaggaacttCCTTCAGGACAGTACACATGGAGGGCAATTCCAACCCCCATTTCTGTAGGAAACAGAATTGCAAACTCTGCACAAGTTCCCAAAGCTGCAGTTACACAGCTGCATACATGCCATTTAGCCATGCAAAGCAAAGCAGGAATAAGCCCAAGGAGACTACAGCCTCTATCCAAGTAACTAACTCCCACTTAGCAATGGgtcccagcttcccagcagcccatttCAGTTCTGAGGTACTGAGGTATCAGGTGGATGAAGTGCCAGACATGCCATAGTGAAGGCAATTTTTCCTTTGCCAACAAAGTTCAAACCCTTGCCacagcagatgctggacataGATAGGCAGCTCCTATTCCAAAGAGCTCACTCTCTCACCTGACAGAAGTCAAAGGATGAGAGTGGAAAGAAACACACAAAGTCACTAGTACAGCTGCAAGCAGCATCCTAGTCTCCAATGTCCCATTCCAGTGCCACTCCTCTCAGTCATTTCCCTGAGGCAAATTTAGCTGGTGGGGAG includes:
- the LOC132243739 gene encoding olfactory receptor 2G3-like; translated protein: MKEPFVGRDEESLWGNSTSVSEFILLGFSSQPKTQLLLFVLFLTIYLATLFGNSLLITLVINDSRLHTPMYFFLANLSFVDIGYTTTTVPQMLVHLFSTKKSISYTACVAQMYIFLCLGIIECILYAVMAYDRYVAICHPLRYTVIINRSVYVKMAISSWVSGFLSATIHTGFTMRLPYCSFHEINHFFCKVPAILKLACADTHLTELVIFVMAVILLLTPLSLILISYVFILEAILRISSAEGRFKAFSTCTSHITVVTLFYGAAMFMYVRPASSYSPERDKTFSLLYNVVSALLNPLIYSLRNKEVKAAIKSLLRNV